The following are encoded together in the Fusobacterium simiae genome:
- a CDS encoding cupin domain-containing protein, producing MNRELLEELIRKVIKEELEKSSEENYKQVDKSGVGVVKLNQMKKRVKMDTGNPKDQVTTTDLFTLQESPRLGAGLMEMKETTFPWTLTYDEIDYIIEGRLEILIDGRKVVGEAGDVILIPKNSKIEFSAPNYAKFLYFVYPANWSEL from the coding sequence ATGAATAGAGAATTATTAGAAGAATTAATAAGAAAAGTAATAAAAGAAGAATTAGAAAAATCATCAGAAGAAAACTATAAACAGGTGGATAAAAGTGGAGTTGGAGTAGTTAAATTAAATCAAATGAAAAAAAGAGTGAAAATGGATACTGGGAATCCAAAAGATCAAGTTACAACAACTGATTTATTCACTTTACAAGAAAGTCCTAGATTAGGAGCAGGTTTAATGGAGATGAAAGAAACTACTTTTCCTTGGACATTGACTTATGATGAGATAGACTATATAATCGAAGGAAGATTGGAAATTCTTATAGATGGAAGAAAGGTCGTTGGAGAAGCAGGAGATGTTATCCTGATACCTAAAAACTCTAAAATAGAATTTAGTGCACCTAATTATGCAAAATTCTTGTATTTTGTATATCCTGCAAACTGGTCTGAACTATAA